The Natribaculum luteum genome contains the following window.
CTCGAGGTCGCCGACGTGCAACGCGGCGTCGGGGTCGACCGCCTCGTAGGCCGCGAGGAGGGCGTTGCGGTTCTCCGGGTCGGAAGCGTGAGCGTCGCCGAGGACCAGCATCGGTACCGTCGAGTGTTCGCTTCGCAGCCGGTTAATCCCCGGGCGTCGCCGATCTCGTCGTCTCGTCCCGTCGGGAACGACACGTGGCGTGTAACAACAAAGGTGATGGGCGTCGTAGTCGCTGATCATGTTCGCTGATCGAACCGAAGCCGGCGAACGGCTCGCTGAGGACCTCGGTCGTCGCGACGTCGAGGCCGACGTCGTCCTCGGGATTCCGCGCGGTGCGCTCCCGGTAGCCCGACCGGTCGCGGACGAACTCGACGCCGACCTCGACGTCGTCGTGGCGTCGAAGATCGGCGCGCCGGGCAACCCCGAACTCGCGGTCGGGGCCGTCGCGAGCGACGGCAGCGTCTGGCGCAACGACGACCTCATCGCGCGACTGGGCGTCCCCGAAGACTACCTCGAGCGCGAACGAGAGAACGAGGCCGAATACGCACGTGAGAAGGCCGAACGCTACCGAGACGACGGTCACGTCCCCGACCTCGAGGGGAAACGGGTGGTCGTCGTCGACGACGGCGTGGCGACGGGTGCGACCGCGCGGGCGTGTCTCAGGCTGGTCCGCGAGGCCGGTGCCGACCACGTCGTCCTCGCGGTTCCGGTCGGTCCACCCGACTCGCTCGAGGAGATTTCGACCGAGGCGGACGAGATCGTCGCACTCGAGCGACCGCGGAGTTTCGGCGCGGTCGGGCAGTTCTACCGGAACTTCGGCCAGGTGTCCGACGAGGAGGCGATGACCTACCTCGAGTGATACTGCCGGACAACACGGTTCAGCCATCGATCGCACTCGAGACGCTGTCGAGTATTCACTGACTGTTGTCTGGTAGTATGAGGGCGGCCGTAGCCGGCCGTTCGTTCCAGCGCGCCGTCGCTCACTCGAACAGTTCGCCGTGTCGCTCGGCCAGGTTCGTGTACGCGCCGGAGGAGTACTCCTCGAAGATCGCGTCCGGGTCGATCGTCGTCTCCGAGAGCGGCGTGACCGACGCCGGGACGCCCCTGACGAACGAGTGTGGCGGAATGTCGTACCCCTCGGGCACGGTCGTTCCCGAGGCGACGATGCTTC
Protein-coding sequences here:
- a CDS encoding phosphoribosyltransferase, translating into MFADRTEAGERLAEDLGRRDVEADVVLGIPRGALPVARPVADELDADLDVVVASKIGAPGNPELAVGAVASDGSVWRNDDLIARLGVPEDYLERERENEAEYAREKAERYRDDGHVPDLEGKRVVVVDDGVATGATARACLRLVREAGADHVVLAVPVGPPDSLEEISTEADEIVALERPRSFGAVGQFYRNFGQVSDEEAMTYLE